A stretch of the Conger conger chromosome 3, fConCon1.1, whole genome shotgun sequence genome encodes the following:
- the LOC133124821 gene encoding uncharacterized protein LOC133124821 isoform X2 gives MGRLQAKSSIRSCSSFLLHGTHGVVHKSPVRPDFTRAMPATGLHAYLLLSLLLGVMIDTHVRADQTEPAGVCKSLRDYQSTAMTASTCPPVTGRNFCLPRCGELEDNTDGCQRPDTCRPVIPESCLKDGCKLCENAQNITQVNCTADGCKLCENAQNITQVNCTADGCKLCENAQNITQVNCTAELKLECIRDFQVEVIADSFSVEEGSNVNMTCNHSLPAVHLFVWFRNGKVLPDKNDSHYLLAQVLKKDEAKFSCGVLSACGFIVSEKKPLEVTDNSVLIIIICGVAAVAIVLFLALLMKIMLKRERRNNKIRTQVNTPANTFANISSIT, from the exons AGCTGTTCTTCATTCCTGCTTCACGGAACCCATGGTGTCGTGCACAAGAGTCCGGTACGCCCAG ATTTCACCCGTGCCATGCCGGCCACTGGACTTCACGCCTATCTGCTGCTCAGCCTTCTGCTTG GGGTGATGATTGACACACACGTCAGAGCTGACCAAACTGAGCCAGCCGGCGTGTGCAAATCTCTCAGAGACTATCAATCCACCGCAATGACAG CCAGCACATGCCCCCCTGTCACAGGACGTAACTTCTGCCTTCCCCGCTGTGGAGAACTGGAAG ATAATACAGATGGATGCCAAAGACCAGATACTTGCAGACCTG TAATTCCAGAGAGTTGCCTAAAAG aTGGGTGCAAACTGTGTGAGAATGCACAGAATATCACACAAGTAAACTGCACTGCAG aTGGGTGCAAACTGTGTGAGAATGCACAGAATATCACACAAGTAAACTGCACTGCAG aTGGGTGCAAACTGTGTGAGAATGCACAGAATATCACACAAGTAAACTGCACTGCAG aaCTGAAGCTGGAATGCATAAGAG ATTTCCAGGTGGAGGTGATCGCAGATTCCTTCAGCGTGGAAGAGGGCTCCAACGTGAACATGACCTGCAACCACAGCCTGCCTGCGGTGCACCTGTTCGTGTGGTTCCGTAACGGCAAAGTGCTGCCTGACAAAAACGACAGCCATTATCTACTGGCCCAGGTTCTCAAGAAAGACGAGGCAAAGTTCTCCTGTGGGGTGCTGAGTGCCTGTGGATTCATTGTTTCGGAAAAAAAGCCTCTCGAAGTTACAG ACAACAGTGTGCTAATCATCATCATCTGTGGTGTGGCTGCGGTGGCCATCGTGCTGTTCCTGGCTTTGCTAATGAAGATCATGttgaagagggagagga GGAATAACAAAATCAGAACGCAAGTGAACACGCCCGCCAATACTTTCGCAAACATCTCATCGATCACCTG A
- the LOC133124821 gene encoding uncharacterized protein LOC133124821 isoform X1, with translation MGRLQAKSSIRSCSSFLLHGTHGVVHKSPVRPDFTRAMPATGLHAYLLLSLLLGVMIDTHVRADQTEPAGVCKSLRDYQSTAMTASTCPPVTGRNFCLPRCGELEDNTDGCQRPDTCRPVIPESCLKDGCKLCENAQNITQVNCTADGCKLCENAQNITQVNCTADGCKLCENAQNITQVNCTAELKLECIRDFQVEVIADSFSVEEGSNVNMTCNHSLPAVHLFVWFRNGKVLPDKNDSHYLLAQVLKKDEAKFSCGVLSACGFIVSEKKPLEVTDNSVLIIIICGVAAVAIVLFLALLMKIMLKRERSESCCFYTERIRREMSEYSYTRGFIEREMRNNKIRTQVNTPANTFANISSIT, from the exons AGCTGTTCTTCATTCCTGCTTCACGGAACCCATGGTGTCGTGCACAAGAGTCCGGTACGCCCAG ATTTCACCCGTGCCATGCCGGCCACTGGACTTCACGCCTATCTGCTGCTCAGCCTTCTGCTTG GGGTGATGATTGACACACACGTCAGAGCTGACCAAACTGAGCCAGCCGGCGTGTGCAAATCTCTCAGAGACTATCAATCCACCGCAATGACAG CCAGCACATGCCCCCCTGTCACAGGACGTAACTTCTGCCTTCCCCGCTGTGGAGAACTGGAAG ATAATACAGATGGATGCCAAAGACCAGATACTTGCAGACCTG TAATTCCAGAGAGTTGCCTAAAAG aTGGGTGCAAACTGTGTGAGAATGCACAGAATATCACACAAGTAAACTGCACTGCAG aTGGGTGCAAACTGTGTGAGAATGCACAGAATATCACACAAGTAAACTGCACTGCAG aTGGGTGCAAACTGTGTGAGAATGCACAGAATATCACACAAGTAAACTGCACTGCAG aaCTGAAGCTGGAATGCATAAGAG ATTTCCAGGTGGAGGTGATCGCAGATTCCTTCAGCGTGGAAGAGGGCTCCAACGTGAACATGACCTGCAACCACAGCCTGCCTGCGGTGCACCTGTTCGTGTGGTTCCGTAACGGCAAAGTGCTGCCTGACAAAAACGACAGCCATTATCTACTGGCCCAGGTTCTCAAGAAAGACGAGGCAAAGTTCTCCTGTGGGGTGCTGAGTGCCTGTGGATTCATTGTTTCGGAAAAAAAGCCTCTCGAAGTTACAG ACAACAGTGTGCTAATCATCATCATCTGTGGTGTGGCTGCGGTGGCCATCGTGCTGTTCCTGGCTTTGCTAATGAAGATCATGttgaagagggagaggagtgagTCCTGCTGTTTTTATACTGAGCGGATTCGTCGAGAGATGAGTGAATACTCTTATACTAGGGGATTCATCGAGAGGGAGATGA GGAATAACAAAATCAGAACGCAAGTGAACACGCCCGCCAATACTTTCGCAAACATCTCATCGATCACCTG A
- the LOC133124821 gene encoding uncharacterized protein LOC133124821 isoform X3 → MPATGLHAYLLLSLLLGVMIDTHVRADQTEPAGVCKSLRDYQSTAMTASTCPPVTGRNFCLPRCGELEDNTDGCQRPDTCRPVIPESCLKDGCKLCENAQNITQVNCTADGCKLCENAQNITQVNCTADGCKLCENAQNITQVNCTAELKLECIRDFQVEVIADSFSVEEGSNVNMTCNHSLPAVHLFVWFRNGKVLPDKNDSHYLLAQVLKKDEAKFSCGVLSACGFIVSEKKPLEVTDNSVLIIIICGVAAVAIVLFLALLMKIMLKRERSESCCFYTERIRREMSEYSYTRGFIEREMRNNKIRTQVNTPANTFANISSIT, encoded by the exons ATGCCGGCCACTGGACTTCACGCCTATCTGCTGCTCAGCCTTCTGCTTG GGGTGATGATTGACACACACGTCAGAGCTGACCAAACTGAGCCAGCCGGCGTGTGCAAATCTCTCAGAGACTATCAATCCACCGCAATGACAG CCAGCACATGCCCCCCTGTCACAGGACGTAACTTCTGCCTTCCCCGCTGTGGAGAACTGGAAG ATAATACAGATGGATGCCAAAGACCAGATACTTGCAGACCTG TAATTCCAGAGAGTTGCCTAAAAG aTGGGTGCAAACTGTGTGAGAATGCACAGAATATCACACAAGTAAACTGCACTGCAG aTGGGTGCAAACTGTGTGAGAATGCACAGAATATCACACAAGTAAACTGCACTGCAG aTGGGTGCAAACTGTGTGAGAATGCACAGAATATCACACAAGTAAACTGCACTGCAG aaCTGAAGCTGGAATGCATAAGAG ATTTCCAGGTGGAGGTGATCGCAGATTCCTTCAGCGTGGAAGAGGGCTCCAACGTGAACATGACCTGCAACCACAGCCTGCCTGCGGTGCACCTGTTCGTGTGGTTCCGTAACGGCAAAGTGCTGCCTGACAAAAACGACAGCCATTATCTACTGGCCCAGGTTCTCAAGAAAGACGAGGCAAAGTTCTCCTGTGGGGTGCTGAGTGCCTGTGGATTCATTGTTTCGGAAAAAAAGCCTCTCGAAGTTACAG ACAACAGTGTGCTAATCATCATCATCTGTGGTGTGGCTGCGGTGGCCATCGTGCTGTTCCTGGCTTTGCTAATGAAGATCATGttgaagagggagaggagtgagTCCTGCTGTTTTTATACTGAGCGGATTCGTCGAGAGATGAGTGAATACTCTTATACTAGGGGATTCATCGAGAGGGAGATGA GGAATAACAAAATCAGAACGCAAGTGAACACGCCCGCCAATACTTTCGCAAACATCTCATCGATCACCTG A
- the LOC133124828 gene encoding ADP-ribosylation factor-like protein 3, whose product MGEAEKGLFSVIEKLKASTEQEVRIVLLGLDNAGKTTLLKKLASEDLSTITPTQGFNIKCVASNGMKLNVWDIGGQRQIRSFWRKYLENTDLLIYVIDSADKKRFEETGQELSELVMEETLKGVPILVFANKQDLATASPASEIAEGLNLHTYRDREWQIQACCALSGEGVQDGMTWICNSFCNLKK is encoded by the exons ATGGGAGAGGCTGAGAAG GGTCTCTTCTCGGTAATAGAGAAGCTGAAGGCCTCCACCGAGCAGGAGGTGAGGATCGTTCTCCTGGGCCTCGACAACGCGGGAAAGACCACGCTGCTGAAGAAGCTGGCCAGTGAAGACCTCAGCACGATCACACCTACGCAG ggaTTCAACATTAAGTGCGTGGCCTCAAACGGCATGAAGCTGAACGTGTGGGACATCGGGGGACAGAGGCAGATCCGGTCCTTCTGGAGGAAGTATTTAGAGAACACGGACCTGCTG ATCTACGTCATAGACAGTGCCGACAAAAAGCGGTTTGAAGAGACAGGGCAG GAGCTCTCTGAGCTGGTCATGGAAGAGACCCTGAAGGGCGTGCCCATTCTAGTCTTCGCCAACAAGCAGGACTTGGCCACGGCGTCCCCTGCCAGCGAGATCGCCGAGGGACTCAACCTGCACACCTACCGGGACCGGGAGTGGCAGATCCAGGCCTGCTGTGCGCTTTCAGGAGAGGGTGTGCAG GATGGCATGACTTGGATCTGTAACAGCTTCTGTAATCTGAAAAAATGA